From Girardinichthys multiradiatus isolate DD_20200921_A chromosome 13, DD_fGirMul_XY1, whole genome shotgun sequence:
CAAAATCAGTCAAATTATCCCTCAGACTGTTTCTGAAACAACTGAAGTTTATAATTCAAGGTTCCTACACaggtttcaaataaaaatacgTTACTCTTCCACACTCTAATTTCCTTAGCTCTCAGTCCTCTctaggttttttattttttaaaccaacatttttttttttttttgatttttcatttagaaaaatcaataaaaataaaacatgtttaatacaAAGAACCTGGtttgtatttatacatttaccttTGGGGATCTAATTTAGTTTACATTTAGATTGTATTCGTAGATTGgaacacacatttttatttttctttgagggCCACAGagtcaaatataaataaagattaaaacgttttattcagtctcttcCATTATGTTTGTTAGATCTGTTGTCGCAATACATTTAATGAATGGGTCCCGAATTTTGTAGAATTTTTCTTGTTTACGCTTGAATGTATAAGTATTTTTTTCTAAGGGGACTCTACGTTATTTTAGCTATAAATATCAAAAGGTATAACTGGGAATTTAGGGCAGAAacaattaaaagttattaataaaatacacaggTGAGGCAAACATAAAAAGGATGGGTAGAACAGTAGTTTAAAAGCTTTGTTTGTCTAAACCAGACCTAGTTTAAGAACCTAACTAACCCTGACCCTGTTCCACCtggaaccaaaacatttaaatccagCTCTAATCATCTCCCTTTTaaataatgcaaataaaaacaaagtcttTAATTAGCTGATGATATTATATCACACAGTGTCATGTAAGCTACAATTTCTACTCCTGTTAGTGTGCAGATGCTGACCCTCTGTGAGACGTGCTTTGCCTCCAGTGGGCTGACACAGGACCGTTGAACAGCCTACGCACAGCACGACTGTCTGAGCGTGGCTGAACACCGTTGTGATCTTGTAGCATCCTGCAGAGAAAGGACAGGACTCAGTTTTTACACTTGTAATCTACACTAATTTTGTGCATCAACAAAATAAGGCGCAGAGAAAACGTACCTGGACATTTGACATCCATAAAATAAGAGTTGGGACTCTGGACGAGACGCTTCTTCTTGTGTCTCCTCTTCTCCTCCTCAGGGGATGGGTGCAACAAGTCTTTTGcgagctaaataaataaaaataaagcttaCAAAACAGACATAGGTAAACGTGATCATGAACAAAAGACAGATAAAACTTCAAGCGGGGGCTTAAATTCGCAAATCGTTTGTGACAAAAGGCAAGCTAGGGGTGAAGTAATGTATATTGGATGCATTatttggctaaaaaaaaaaaaagacatccgATTCACATATTTGATTTAGCTGCAGCATCGCTGCGTTGGCCCGCTTAGGCCCACGTCTTGGCCTACCTATCCGACGTTAGAGAACACACTgcgttatttttattttttttataaatatctcgTCGGCGTCTATAAATCTATCTACGGTCGATTAAGCAACTACAAACCAAACAACTGAGGCCAAGCCATAAAAATTATCCTCCTGTCTGTTTTGAGCCTCTCCGCTAAACTGGCTCCATGTTTGCAGTGTGCGCGCAGCCATCTTGTGTCACAACGCGCTCGAGATGCTctgtaaaaatgattaaaaaacagCATCTTCGACCAGACTAAACCGTCTAAAAGTGGGACGAATCAACACGATATTTTCTCCTGAAACCACTGAGCCCTGTAATATCCCTCTAACCGTCagcaaaaagtcataaaaagcaGGTTTTAACCGCCTCCTGATACTCACTGGCATGTTGGCGAGGAAATAGCCGCTGCCGAAAAGGAGGTATCACCGGAAGCGAGGGGTTCATATTGGTGGTTCGTCGGAGCACAGGCCGGACGTGACGACATTTTAGCGACATATCGGCCATATTGGTGAGGTCAAATGCGTccttttagtttatttgttgtttactGGCAAATTTAAAAGTGAAATAGCATTTGAAAAGTAGTTTTAGTTGTTATTTACGCTTACCAGTAAAGCAACcttgcttttttattgttttcattgcttAAAACGgtgatattaataaaaaaaaaataattcgcgttattttatcttttagacATCCAGTTACAAAATCCGTCCATCTACTCATCCAAAATTACGAAACTAAAGTGTGTTCCCAccctttaaaaataatgttttgtgtaGTATGGTAATTGGATGTCTAGTCAAAGACTAAAATTTCAATCAAATTGGATGGAGAGAATCTGTGAATAcatttcaagtcttgtcacggattcttaattggatttaggtgtgtatttttattttttgtatttttaggcTTGCTGAATACATTTCAGGTTTACTTGCTTGGTGTGCTGGGTACAATACAGACCCCTCAGATCATCAGAGGCCTGTGTTCCCAGGATCAGAACAATACAAGGGaaggcagcatttagtttccATTTTAGTTCTGAAACAAATTCCCTGTTAATCTAAGGTGCAGAAACTGTTGCCTACATTAAGTCAGAACTGAAATAATTTTATCAGGTCATTTATATCATGTCTgcaatttcttttcatttataatttccgtgttttgtttgttttttatgtagtgctttatttttactcatttgtttttgaatttttctGGAACCATTATTTTTTCATGCAAAGCATTTTTAATTACCCTGTCTATGAATggtgcaataaaatacaataagtcCATATGTGTTGAATTTTACACATGTGGAGCAACTGTTTATCTTTAAACAgcaaaactcaaacattttaatttaatttgaggCATGTTTATTCACCCAGACATGCTTTGTATTCTGAAACAGAGTAAAGTATAAagaacatttaatgtttaagaTATATTCAGCTATCCTGGTAAAAacactgacatgtttttttaaggGGCCAATATGGTCAACCAGATAAGAAATCCTATTTGGGGAGCAAGTGATTATTTTGGTACATTTAGAGCATTTTCCTATTTTACCACAGTGATAAATAGTTGGTAGATTTATGGTAGAAGAACAATGAcgactgtatgtttagtgtcttatgtttaatctttttcttttccttaatTCCTACTGTGggcaaaaacaaagtaataaaattgTCCTCCTCGTCttttatattgtaaaaaaagaaCTCAGAAAAAagtaatatgttttatttttctgtatcaGACCTAAATAAGGTGGAGGCAAATGATTGCTGAGCACTACAAGTCCTTTCCCTCCTCTTCCATTGAGTCACAACCAGAGGATCAGTGAGAGCCTATATTTCTTCTATCTTCCTGTAAAACTTCGAGTCTGCAAGGAAGAGGTTTCTCTGTacaggagagaaagagagagattaaaaatattaataaatacatactCATTAGGTATTAGTTGTTAATCTgggtttctaaaataaaaataggttGTCAGAATTAAGGAGGACAATGCATCTGAAAAAtctaaaagggaaaaaaaaaatcgacTGCAATATTACTTAAAGGGATATGTagcaattaaaatatatatggtGCCAAGAGCAGTAATATGAATAACATTACTAtagttaatttgtttaaaataattggtCAATATATGAAACCTAAaacttaaatataaaacatataagATATTGAGGCACCTAAGTAAGTACCTTACTTTTCTGGTAGGTCTTACCTGATGTTGTTAAACATCTAGATTATTGTAAATAAGGTCTTAAAAAAGGTATATGAAGGTGAACACATTAAATAATTTACTGATAAACTCaactcaaaaacagaaaatataaggACAAGtttgaaacaacaaaaaaactgaatataaaGTAGCCCTTTTTCTGTGTCTCTAGGTCATCTGGCCTCCTCTCTAATTATTACCTCCATTTCATAACTGCATGTTGCAAACCATTGTGTACCATTGTACCTAATAATTGTGTCTCAGCCTTATTCTCTACCTAGTAGGATAGTTTGAAATATGGATGTACGTAttcatgaaaatgttcaaactCAAAGTATAGTTTATTCTATTCGTATATAGTTGATATTGGACTGTATTTCTATtgactgtggttctgatccctgtTTGGGCCAGTCCATTCTTATGAGAAATGTCAAACCAAATTCTCCTGTATTGGAGTCACGTGCATCACCACATCTCTATACATCAGCCTAACTAAAACACACACCCACTCCCCCAACAAAACCCATTCTGCAAAAAATCCTTTCTGCTTAGCTTTTCAGAAACATGAAGaactttaaaatctaaataagaATATAATTATATGATATAATTATATGATTGGTTTACAGGAATAGATCATTTTCAACACTATTTTGGGCAAAAGCAAGAATCCAATTTTTTCTACAAAGAATTCACAAATCCCATATTGTGCTTTAAACCACGTGTAACCACATTGTGCTTTTTCAGCTTATCTAAATTTAAGGTGGTCCAAATCCCTTTACTGTTTTATAAACTgctccatcccactttggatggagcagctcttctttctaggaatctggccgaatttattagttctccaaacctctgacaacccagggttcagaccaggaagcagagtcgtagtttaacactcctctctgcagcttctgtactgctacccacccattaccctattaagacagtgtctcgcccacggccaaaattgaatagattaaaaaataatctaaaatgaggaaatccggaaaatctaataaaaataaacacaactcagactaaaaagaaaaataaaacaattaaatgtggcttaatgAATATAAGGTCTCTCTCTTCAAATACATttctagttagtgacctgatttgtgataatcagattgatttattttgcctcacagaaaccaggctgcagcaagaggattatgttactataaatgagtcaactcctactaattatttaaattttcacattcctcgaaatactgggcgaggaggaggagtagcaaccatctttcagtccgatttattgactagtcccagaccaatcaatagctacaactcttttgaatatttaatccttagttttcctcatccaatttgcaaagcactaaaactgtCCACCaagcccttactctcaatttttagatcagttttcagaccttttatctgatttagtgttaaatacagataaagttattatagtggaggattttcacattcatgtagacgctgaaagtgatagcctaaatataacgtttaatgctatcttagactcaattggctttgctcaaaacattaacaaacctacccaccttggtcttcattctctggaccttgtgctgacatatggtattgagtgtaaagacataacaatattttctcattaaatttcattatagtagatcattatcaggcgatgctgtaacaacctttaaagaatctgttccacttttgatttcctcattatcactgaaaaacacaatggagggcaataattctgtttcttctccttcacaaattgattctcttgttcatagtgtttcttcatcattgcgtgatgcattagacaatgcagcccccttgaaaaagaaggtaattattcataggaggctagctccttggtttaattcagacctacgtactttaaagcacagtgttagaaaattggagagaaaatggcgttctacacacctagaggattcctacttaatctggaaaaatagcctactgttgtataaaaagacacttcgccaagctagaacagcttatttctcatcattaatagaagagaacaagaataatctgaggtttctctttagtacagttgctaaacttacacagagtcatagctctgttgagccatccattcccttagctctcagcagtcatgactttatgggattcttcttaaataaaattgattctattaaaaagaaaatctttgacatactcccgaagatgattacttcatcctcagcaagtaactgtagaacctgatctgtgtttgtacTGTTTTGATCATGTGGagtttcctgagttatcagaaatattagcttcatctaaacctttaacttgtatgttagacccaatcccaaccaaattatttaaggaagtgttccctctgattatcagccccattttagatatgattaatctatctttagtaaatggatcagaaccacaagcttttaaaggtagctgtaattaaacctttacttaagaaaccttcgcttgatcgagatgacttgaaaaattacagacctatatccaatcttccattcttatctaaaattcttgagaaaatagttgctaatcaaatgtgtgagcatttacacaacaatgacctgtctgaagagtttcagtcaggtttcagagctcatcatagcactgaaacagctctgctgaaagtcactaatgatattcttatggcctcagataatggacttgtgtctgttctggttctgttagatctcagtgctgcatttgatccagtcgaccatgatattctcttagaaaggctggaatatgttgtatggatcaggggaacagcgctaggctggtttaaatcttatctgtctgacagattccagtttgttcatgtaaatgataaatcatctttaaactccagtgttaactgtggagtaccacagggttcagtacttgggccaattctctttactatatatatgcttccaataggtgaaattatcaggcagcataggatacattttcactgttacgctgatgatactcagcgttacttatccataaatcctgatgaacccaaccagttagatagactacaagcatgtcttgaagatataaaaacttggttgactttaaattttttgcttctaaattcagacaagacagaagttgtcgtctttggaccggagtttttataaaagaaacttcttagtcaatcacttaacctggatggcattaaattgacctccggtaataaagtaaaaaaccttggtgttatttttgaccaggacatgtcatttaaatcccatattaaacaggtttctaggatttccttctttcatctccagaacattaccaaaattagaaatatgctgtccaggagtgacgctgaaaaactagtccatgcatttgttacttcaaggctggactattgtaattctttactatcaggatgtccacaaaatgcagttaaaagccttcagctgattcaaaatgctgcagcaagagttctgatgaaaattaaaaagagagatcatatttctcctattttagcttcccttcattggctccctgttaaatccagaatataatttaaaattctccttctcacatataaagcccttaatgatctagctccatcatacatcagagatctgatggttccatatattcctaacagagcactttgttctcagactgcaggtttactggtggttcctagagtctctagaagtagaatgggaggcagatcctttagttatcaggctcctctcctgtggaaccagctcccagttttagtccgtgaggcagacaccctgtctacttttaaggctaggcttaaaactttcctttttgataaagcttatagttagagtggcttagtttatcagggagggagccttcctccctccctgttggttggagtaagggggagtcaggtttagacTAAACCacctcagttatggttgaggtgcaaacacaccctccatttctgctacctgtatgaccccttctcttttccaatggttataatcagtctgacagagggaggtatcccaatcattgtggtttttagtataacaatgaccatcagtgggaccctttgtggggttccttgagacgacattgttgtaaataagcgccatttaactaaataatctgaactgaaactatctctgtagttatgctgctataggcttaggctgctggaggacataacgaccactttcaccctcttcgctacattctcacactactctccaaaactggctcagagtttctgttctttctttctaggtgaaacaactaaaggagctacatccattaacattgacttttccttcccatagaaagtactcctggatcagtgcttctttgttctctttgtgtctctgctctgttctctctaacctccagtcggtcgtggcagatggccgctcacactgagcctggttctgctggaggtttcttcctgttaaaagggagtttttcctctccactgtcgctacatgcatgctcagtatgagggattgctgcaaagtcaacgccagtgactgtccactgtctctacatgctcatccaggaggagggaatgctgcaagtcactaactggatgcaatctgctgggtttccttagacagaaaaactttttatccaatttgaataaataactaactctgactgcactgttcaatggttgggaataatttgaatgtatgaacctgactgttgtgaagtgccttgagatgacatgtgttgtgaattggcgctatataaataaaactgaattgaattgaattgaattaaaatgtgCTGCCTGGTGGCAGTTGTCAGCACTGTTACTTTGCTACAAGAAGTTTTTGTGTagaatttgtatgttttttcagtgcATGCGTGTGTGTTCTCCAGGTACTCAGGCCCACCCCCACACAGTCCAAACATAGCTATGTTAGGTTTAGTGTCAGTGTGCGTATGGTTGCATGTCCCTGTGATGGCCTGGCAGACTGTACGGGGGTGTAACCTGCCTCTTAGATTAAAGACTGCTACAGACAGGcgaaaatgtttagttttggaaatgtaaaatttcCCACTAAGCTCTGTTTGATTTGTTGCTGTTCCCTGTTGGGTGTGGCTGTATGTTGCTCTCCTAAGATCTTTGCACAGACGCCCACAGACAAGAACAGTGTCAGTCCCTTGAATAGATGTAAAACACACCTGCAGACAGAGACGGCGCAAGTTTCTTCCCACATCCTCCTGCTTTTCCAGAGATGCCAGGAACAGAGGCAGAGACTTCTTTGTAATTCTGTTTCCTTcacaaacaaacagaagttTTATTATGAATTACAGGCTTTTACTACTTCTTTTTCACAAATCTTTAAGAGAGTAGAggcttaaacatttttttggtaaataaattacagtaaaaatgttaaaaataaaaatcacattttggaAATCTAGAaggataaaatatatattaaacacAAGGTaggagtttgaaaaaaaaaaagtcacatatATTTCAAGGAAAAAAAGATTCAGTTAATCAGAGTAAAACTGTCCTGTCTGCAAATACAACCGTTGGTGGGATGTGAATAGTTTTCTAGGTACTGACCTGCCAGGTTGAGTGAAGCAAGCCTCATGTTTCCAGGCAGAAAGAGCTGTCCGTTCTTGCGATGCACCGAATAGTCCAGCAGGGGGTTTCCTGTCTCCACAGATGCTGCCTGTTTGTACAGAGACAGTAAATTTAACTCAGATGCATCACTGCAAGTGctacattaaaatattgcaaCTGCCAGACCTCATTCAGGTTAGTGCTTGATTTATCCTGCAGGAAGAAAAGAAACCACATAGTTGGAGAAAATTAGGTTATGTCCTATATATATGTGTGGAGGCTGTTTAGATGTGGTAAAGTGTTCAGGCACCTCTAGAGCAGATAATTGTTTCTCTCTGCCTCCACCCTTTAGACTTCTGCTCTGAGTTCCCTTTCCGTCAAGGGCTGGGAGAGATTTGAAAAGACAGCTATGAGAAACCAAACACTGCTGAAGGATAACTGGTGAAATGTATCACTGATGATTACTTTTCTTCTGAGACTTTTCTTTGATTTCGGCAGTTTTTTCATCTTTCCTGGCAGATTTTTGCTGATTAATATATTGGCACAGGATTAGATCATTTTGCATAATGATGCATGTGTTTGTTCTCATCCTtataatattcatatattacCTTTTTTCTGAGTGTGCCCTTGTTCTCCCTTGAAGGGGCATGCAAGGGGGACACCTGGCTCGTAGATGTTTGCTCAAGATCAGCCTTAAAAGAAGAATGCAAAAACGGCAAAAAGCAGAGGTTCAACACATCCTCATCCACAAGTCTTTAaatgtatcattcttttatattGTATGGTCCCTTTCAAAAGTACGTCATGTTACAATCTAGAACCTCAGTGTATCTGTGATTATCTGACAAAAGCagtgcatcattgtgaagtggaaggaaaatgatgggttgtttaaaataggtttttataaataaaatgatcaaaactctgtatctgtgttcaaccccttcactctgatacccataagtaaaatccagtgcaagcaACTGTTGCCTTTATAAAGACAGAGCccccctgtgtgtaatttattctcagtataaatccagctgcgaaggcctcagaggtttgttggagaacattactgaacaaacagcatcatgaggacCAGGGAGCAgagcagaaaggtcagggatgaagtttaaagcagacaaGCTACACAATATAATGAATTGCAGCCTTCACAAAGCACTGATTGAATGTAATTAGTAGGTTATTATATTTCAAGAGCAACATCCAGTCAtattcgtactcgtactcgtagtcttccgcttatccgggaccgggtcgcgggggcagcagactcagcagagacacccagacgtccctctctccagacacctcctccagctcctccggggggagcccaagacgttcccaggccagccgagagacatagtccctccagcgtgtcctgggccgtcccctgggcctcctcccggtgggacgtacctggaacacctcccaaggaaggcatccaggaggcatccggtatagatgcccgagccacctcaactggctcctctcgatgtggaggagcagtggctctactccgagcccctcctggatggccaagctcctcaccctgtctctaagggagtgcccggccaccctacagaggaagctcatttcagccgcttgtatccgtgatcttgttctttcggtcatgacccaaagttcatggccataggtgagggtaggaattcagattcagttatttattcaaattggataaaaggtttttctgtctaaggaaacccagcagattgcatccagtcagtgacttgcagcattcactcctcctggatgagacagtggacagtcactggcgttgactttgcagcaatccctcatactgagcatgcatgtagcgacagtggagaggaaaaactcccttttaacaggaagaaacctcctgcagaaccaggctcagtgtgagcggccatctgccacgaccgactgggggtttgagggaaagaacagagcagagacacagaagcactgatccaggagtactttctatgggaaggaaaagtaaatgttaatggatgtagctcctttagtcgtttcacctagaaagaaagaacagataaactctgagccagttttcaaggttagagtctgaaagagagcatatagagtttg
This genomic window contains:
- the rps27.1 gene encoding 40S ribosomal protein S27.1, with amino-acid sequence MPLAKDLLHPSPEEEKRRHKKKRLVQSPNSYFMDVKCPGCYKITTVFSHAQTVVLCVGCSTVLCQPTGGKARLTEGCSFRRKQH